A stretch of the Glutamicibacter sp. JL.03c genome encodes the following:
- a CDS encoding MFS transporter, which translates to MSALKTSALRLIKPFAIRDYALLASALVFSTFAAGMWSVAMVYQVRRLDGGPVELSMVATANAAGLLCFVLFGGIMADRHSCRRIVLLVETFSFALMSITAILAISGALELWHLMVAGFFMGAGSAFFYPSYSALLPKMLPSDQLLAANGLEGTVRPVVHTALGPMAAGFLVAALSPAHAIIGVALVHLSALLMLRRIPNREAYNAVAVADGEAKPGIVRQLREGVGYTVHTRWLLWTLLFSVISVFTFIGPFEVLLPFIVSDHLHGDAKLFSFALAFFGIGSALGSLLIASAKFPRRYLSLMTACWCLGTLPLALVGYVDEAWMLFIILLAFGITDAVGMVIWGTLLQRRVPSRLLGRISSLDFFVSLALMPLSMAVAGPLTQVLSLPSIFVIAGLASPVFGIIAWWAGKFARDEVEHPLVDEPLPISEG; encoded by the coding sequence ATGAGCGCGCTCAAGACCTCTGCGCTGCGCCTCATCAAGCCCTTCGCCATCCGCGATTACGCCCTGCTGGCCAGCGCCCTTGTTTTCTCGACCTTTGCCGCGGGCATGTGGAGCGTGGCCATGGTCTACCAGGTACGCCGGCTGGACGGCGGACCGGTAGAACTGTCCATGGTCGCCACCGCCAACGCCGCGGGCCTGCTGTGTTTCGTGCTGTTCGGCGGCATCATGGCAGACCGGCATTCATGCCGTCGCATTGTGCTGCTGGTGGAGACCTTTTCCTTTGCCCTGATGAGCATCACCGCGATTCTCGCAATTTCCGGCGCCCTGGAACTATGGCATCTGATGGTGGCCGGATTCTTCATGGGCGCCGGATCAGCATTCTTCTATCCGTCCTACTCTGCATTGCTGCCCAAGATGCTGCCCAGCGATCAGCTTCTGGCCGCCAACGGGCTGGAAGGGACCGTGCGACCCGTGGTGCATACCGCGCTGGGTCCCATGGCCGCCGGATTCCTCGTCGCTGCACTGTCACCGGCCCACGCCATCATCGGCGTGGCCTTGGTGCATTTGTCCGCCTTGCTGATGCTGCGCAGGATTCCCAACCGGGAAGCCTACAACGCCGTAGCGGTCGCTGATGGCGAAGCGAAACCGGGCATTGTCCGCCAATTGCGCGAGGGTGTCGGCTACACCGTGCACACCCGCTGGCTGCTATGGACCTTGTTGTTTTCGGTCATCTCCGTATTCACCTTCATCGGTCCTTTCGAAGTGCTGTTGCCCTTTATCGTCAGCGACCACCTGCACGGCGATGCGAAACTTTTCAGTTTCGCCTTGGCGTTCTTCGGCATCGGATCAGCGCTCGGTTCATTGCTGATTGCCTCGGCTAAATTTCCGCGCCGCTATCTGAGCTTGATGACCGCTTGCTGGTGCCTGGGCACCCTGCCCTTGGCCCTGGTCGGCTATGTTGATGAAGCATGGATGCTGTTCATCATCCTCTTGGCCTTCGGCATCACCGATGCGGTGGGCATGGTCATCTGGGGAACGCTCTTGCAACGCAGGGTGCCCAGCCGGTTGCTGGGCCGGATTTCCAGCCTCGACTTCTTCGTTTCGCTGGCGTTGATGCCGCTGTCCATGGCGGTCGCAGGACCCCTCACCCAGGTTCTGAGCCTGCCGTCGATATTTGTCATCGCGGGCCTCGCCTCGCCAGTCTTCGGAATTATCGCGTGGTGGGCTGGAAAGTTCGCTCGCGACGAAGTGGAACATCCGCTGGTAGACGAGCCCTTGCCCATTAGCGAGGGGTGA
- a CDS encoding HPr family phosphocarrier protein, whose translation MAERKAIIGSRVGLHARPAAIFAEAAAELPVEVTIALEGEPADEAMDASSILSLMGLGAEHGTTVVLRAEGEGAEAALDQLVTILETDHDAE comes from the coding sequence ATGGCAGAACGTAAAGCAATCATCGGCAGCCGCGTCGGCCTGCACGCCCGCCCGGCGGCCATCTTCGCCGAAGCGGCAGCAGAGCTTCCGGTAGAGGTCACCATCGCCCTGGAAGGCGAGCCAGCGGACGAGGCCATGGACGCTTCGAGCATCCTCTCGCTCATGGGCCTGGGTGCCGAGCACGGCACTACCGTGGTGCTGCGTGCCGAGGGCGAGGGCGCAGAAGCTGCCCTTGACCAGCTGGTCACCATCTTGGAGACCGACCACGACGCTGAGTAA
- the ptsP gene encoding phosphoenolpyruvate--protein phosphotransferase, with protein sequence MSKKFTGVGVSAGRVIGHVRRMPEPILPPADGAPLPAGVSPEEETQRLAEASKSVATGLKERAALATGDAQAVLKATALMASDRSLIKSATKLVAGGTCAESAIWEAADAVATQLTALGGYMAERAGDVLDVRARIVAELRGVPAPGIPDSDEPFILAAVDLAPADTATLDPAKVLALVTSDGGPQSHTAIIARSLGLPAIVAAPETTELADGDYVFVDGIDGQVITDPSEAEEHLATTYANREVLPDFSGTGELSDGYRVPLLSNVGSGDDAQLAAEAGAEGVGLLRTEFCFLGKEKEPTHEEQVAAYGAVFAAFGGKKVVVRTLDAGADKPLPFLTDSSEPNPALGVRGYRTDLSSPGVLERQLKAIAQAASEHEADVWVMAPMISTPAEAEDFAKMARAAGLATAGTMIEVPSAAILAGQILQRCDFVSIGTNDLTQYTMAADRQLGTLAELNDPWQPAVLHMVAATTAGAQSADGKPVGVCGEAAADPALAVVLVGLGVTTLSMNKRALAPVSAVLQTVDFAKAQRLAKLALDAPSAELARSAVRAELSELDRFGL encoded by the coding sequence ATGAGCAAGAAGTTCACCGGAGTAGGCGTGAGCGCTGGACGCGTCATCGGACACGTCCGCCGCATGCCTGAACCAATCCTTCCACCGGCAGATGGCGCGCCGCTGCCGGCGGGCGTGAGCCCGGAGGAAGAAACCCAGCGTCTGGCCGAGGCTTCCAAGTCCGTGGCCACCGGGCTCAAGGAGCGCGCAGCGCTGGCCACCGGAGATGCGCAGGCCGTGCTGAAGGCCACCGCATTGATGGCCAGCGACCGCTCGCTGATCAAGTCCGCCACCAAGCTGGTCGCTGGCGGCACCTGCGCCGAATCGGCGATCTGGGAGGCCGCTGACGCGGTCGCCACCCAGCTCACCGCGCTGGGCGGCTACATGGCTGAACGCGCCGGCGACGTGCTCGACGTGCGCGCCCGCATCGTGGCCGAACTGCGCGGAGTCCCTGCTCCAGGCATCCCGGATTCGGATGAGCCATTCATCCTGGCCGCCGTGGATCTGGCACCAGCGGACACCGCCACCTTGGACCCCGCCAAGGTGCTGGCCCTGGTCACCTCCGATGGCGGACCGCAGTCGCACACCGCGATCATCGCCCGCTCGCTGGGGCTGCCGGCCATCGTTGCCGCCCCGGAAACCACCGAGCTGGCCGACGGGGACTATGTCTTTGTTGACGGCATCGACGGACAGGTCATCACCGACCCCAGCGAAGCCGAAGAGCACCTGGCCACCACCTACGCCAACCGCGAGGTCCTTCCGGACTTCTCGGGCACCGGCGAGCTGTCCGATGGCTACCGTGTTCCGTTGCTCTCCAACGTGGGCAGCGGCGACGATGCCCAGCTGGCCGCCGAAGCCGGCGCCGAGGGCGTGGGCCTGCTGCGCACCGAGTTCTGCTTCCTGGGCAAGGAAAAGGAACCAACCCATGAGGAGCAGGTTGCCGCCTACGGCGCTGTCTTTGCTGCCTTCGGCGGCAAGAAGGTGGTGGTTCGCACCCTGGATGCCGGCGCGGATAAGCCGCTGCCTTTCCTGACCGACTCCAGCGAGCCGAATCCTGCGCTGGGTGTGCGCGGCTACCGCACCGACCTGTCCAGCCCCGGTGTGCTGGAGCGCCAGCTCAAGGCCATCGCGCAGGCGGCCAGCGAGCACGAGGCGGATGTCTGGGTGATGGCCCCGATGATCTCCACCCCGGCCGAGGCTGAGGATTTCGCAAAGATGGCTCGGGCCGCTGGCCTGGCTACCGCTGGAACCATGATCGAGGTTCCTTCGGCCGCAATTCTGGCCGGCCAGATCCTGCAGCGCTGTGACTTCGTCTCCATTGGCACCAATGACCTGACCCAGTACACCATGGCCGCGGACCGCCAGCTGGGCACCTTGGCCGAGCTCAACGACCCATGGCAGCCAGCGGTGCTGCACATGGTCGCGGCCACTACCGCGGGCGCGCAGAGCGCCGATGGCAAGCCGGTGGGCGTGTGCGGCGAGGCCGCAGCCGACCCTGCGCTAGCCGTGGTCCTGGTGGGCCTGGGTGTCACCACCTTGTCGATGAACAAGCGCGCGTTGGCTCCGGTCTCCGCAGTACTGCAGACCGTGGACTTCGCCAAGGCCCAGCGCCTGGCCAAGCTGGCATTGGATGCGCCGTCTGCCGAGTTGGCCCGCAGCGCCGTGCGCGCCGAGCTGAGCGAGCTGGACCGCTTCGGCCTGTAG
- a CDS encoding fructose-specific PTS transporter subunit EIIC: protein MSELITAELVLLDADLGNSTSEVIEKLASLVAEQGRATDASALAADGKAREAKTATGVPGGIAIPHCRSAAVTEPTLAMARLNPTVDFGAKDGEADLVFFIAAPDGADQAHLKLLSKLARALVKKSFTGALREAQSAAQIVELVREVVADKPAAAAPAPAAEETAGAPKKKSIVAVTACPTGIAHTYMAADSLAQTAEDMGVDFAVETQGSSGSTPLDPAVIDAADAVIFAVDVDVRDRGRFAGKPVIQVPVKRGIDEPEKLINDAIAASEDPQARRVPAGAAASTEENKDNESFGAGLKRALLTGVSYMIPFVAGGGLLIALGFLFGGYDITDAADKYLAENTLFNLPDAGFMAYIGAVAFKIGSLSMGFLIPALAGYIAYAYADRPGIAPGFTAGAVAGFMGAGFIGGIVGGLIAGLACRWIGSWNVPRWMRGLMPVVITPLLGSIIASGLMFLFLGGPIAKLTEALNSWLSGMSGAAAAVLGLILGLMMAADLGGPINKVAYSFAVAGLGTASLADNPAPMMIMAAVMAAGMVPPLALALATTVASKLFTEAERENGKAAWLLGAAFISEGAIPFAAADPLRVIPASMVGAGVTGSLIMSFHVISQAPHGGIFVFFAMNNTWPLFLLATLIGTVISAVLVIVLKKYVRKAPAGAAEPAKVAA, encoded by the coding sequence ATGAGTGAACTAATCACCGCAGAGCTCGTGCTGCTCGATGCCGATCTGGGCAACAGCACGAGTGAAGTCATCGAAAAGCTGGCCTCGCTGGTAGCTGAACAGGGCCGTGCCACCGATGCCAGTGCCCTGGCCGCCGACGGCAAGGCCCGCGAAGCCAAGACCGCCACCGGCGTTCCCGGCGGCATCGCCATCCCGCATTGCCGTTCGGCCGCGGTGACCGAGCCGACCCTGGCCATGGCCCGCCTGAACCCGACGGTCGACTTCGGAGCCAAGGACGGCGAAGCTGACCTGGTCTTCTTCATCGCCGCCCCGGATGGCGCCGACCAGGCCCACCTGAAGCTGCTCTCCAAGCTCGCCCGCGCGCTGGTGAAGAAGTCCTTCACCGGCGCGCTGCGTGAAGCGCAGAGCGCAGCGCAGATCGTGGAACTGGTCCGCGAGGTTGTTGCCGACAAGCCGGCAGCCGCTGCTCCGGCTCCGGCCGCCGAGGAAACCGCAGGCGCTCCGAAGAAGAAGTCGATCGTTGCCGTCACCGCCTGCCCTACAGGCATCGCCCACACCTACATGGCCGCCGACTCCTTGGCGCAGACCGCCGAGGACATGGGCGTGGACTTCGCGGTGGAAACCCAGGGCTCCTCGGGCTCGACCCCGCTGGACCCGGCAGTCATCGATGCCGCCGACGCCGTGATCTTCGCGGTGGACGTGGATGTGCGCGACCGCGGCCGCTTCGCCGGCAAGCCGGTCATCCAGGTTCCGGTCAAGCGCGGCATCGATGAGCCGGAAAAGCTGATCAACGACGCCATCGCTGCCTCCGAGGATCCGCAGGCGCGCCGCGTTCCCGCAGGCGCCGCGGCAAGCACCGAGGAGAACAAGGACAACGAGTCCTTCGGCGCCGGGCTGAAGCGCGCGCTGCTCACCGGCGTCTCCTACATGATTCCGTTTGTGGCCGGTGGCGGCCTGCTCATCGCCCTCGGCTTCCTCTTTGGCGGCTACGACATCACCGATGCGGCCGACAAGTACCTGGCCGAGAACACCCTGTTCAACCTGCCAGATGCCGGCTTCATGGCCTATATCGGCGCGGTGGCGTTCAAGATCGGCAGCCTCTCCATGGGCTTTTTGATCCCGGCGTTGGCCGGCTACATCGCCTACGCCTACGCCGACCGTCCGGGCATCGCCCCAGGCTTCACCGCCGGTGCGGTGGCAGGCTTCATGGGCGCCGGCTTCATCGGCGGCATCGTCGGCGGTTTGATCGCAGGCTTGGCCTGCCGCTGGATCGGCTCCTGGAATGTCCCGCGCTGGATGCGCGGCCTGATGCCGGTAGTCATCACCCCGCTGCTGGGCTCGATCATCGCCTCGGGTCTGATGTTCCTCTTCCTTGGCGGACCGATCGCCAAGCTCACCGAAGCGCTGAACAGCTGGCTCTCGGGCATGTCCGGCGCCGCCGCAGCAGTGCTCGGCCTGATCCTTGGCCTGATGATGGCTGCCGACCTCGGTGGCCCGATCAACAAGGTGGCCTACTCCTTCGCCGTGGCCGGCCTGGGCACCGCCTCGCTGGCAGATAACCCGGCCCCGATGATGATCATGGCTGCCGTGATGGCCGCCGGCATGGTTCCGCCGCTGGCCCTGGCCCTGGCCACCACCGTCGCTTCCAAGCTGTTCACCGAAGCCGAACGCGAAAATGGCAAGGCCGCCTGGCTGCTGGGTGCCGCATTCATCTCCGAAGGCGCCATTCCTTTCGCCGCAGCCGACCCGCTGCGCGTGATCCCGGCTTCCATGGTGGGCGCGGGCGTGACCGGTTCGCTGATCATGAGCTTCCACGTGATCAGCCAGGCCCCGCACGGCGGCATCTTCGTCTTCTTCGCCATGAACAACACCTGGCCGCTGTTCCTGCTGGCCACCTTGATTGGTACGGTTATCTCAGCAGTGTTGGTCATCGTTTTGAAGAAGTACGTACGCAAGGCTCCAGCGGGAGCCGCTGAACCGGCAAAGGTCGCAGCATGA
- a CDS encoding 1-phosphofructokinase family hexose kinase produces MIVTLTVNPALDKTIELGEPLSHGAVQRATASHVQAAGKGVNVSRAIAAAGVPTLAVLPGASTDPLITALSSDKLAHRTLSITEPLRTNITLTDPDGTTTKINEPGPSLDAGQLAELSALVAQAAAEANWLVLAGSLPPSVPADFYAQLTARLRAELGEKCPKIAVDTSGAPLIELFAHSAQHIPDLIKPNAEELAELVGGCDEEALEGSVELATECSHKLLAKGIGAVLATLGAKGALLVTVDGAWHGSHTPITPRSTVGAGDSSLAGYLLADVAGASAPERLKNAVAYGAAATQLPGSTIPTESDLTVDAVTVHELTPTQGTES; encoded by the coding sequence ATGATTGTGACCCTGACCGTCAACCCGGCACTGGATAAGACCATTGAACTGGGCGAACCGCTCTCCCACGGCGCCGTGCAGCGCGCCACCGCCAGCCATGTGCAGGCAGCTGGCAAGGGCGTGAACGTTTCCCGCGCCATTGCCGCGGCCGGCGTCCCGACCTTGGCCGTGCTGCCCGGGGCCAGCACCGACCCGCTGATCACCGCGCTGTCCAGCGACAAGCTGGCCCACCGCACCCTGTCGATCACCGAGCCGCTGCGCACCAACATCACGCTGACCGATCCTGATGGAACCACCACCAAGATCAACGAGCCCGGGCCGAGCCTGGATGCCGGCCAGCTGGCCGAGCTCAGCGCGCTGGTCGCCCAGGCGGCCGCCGAAGCCAACTGGCTGGTGCTGGCCGGGTCGCTGCCGCCCTCCGTCCCCGCCGACTTCTACGCGCAGCTGACCGCACGGCTTCGCGCCGAGCTGGGCGAGAAATGCCCGAAGATCGCGGTGGACACCTCCGGCGCTCCGCTGATCGAGCTCTTCGCGCACAGCGCGCAGCACATCCCGGACCTGATCAAGCCCAACGCCGAAGAACTGGCTGAACTGGTCGGCGGCTGCGATGAGGAAGCGCTGGAAGGCTCGGTAGAGCTGGCCACCGAATGCTCGCACAAGCTTTTGGCCAAGGGCATCGGCGCGGTCCTGGCCACCCTGGGTGCCAAGGGCGCCCTGCTGGTCACCGTCGATGGCGCCTGGCACGGATCGCACACCCCGATCACCCCGCGCAGCACGGTGGGGGCCGGCGACTCGTCGCTGGCCGGCTACCTGCTGGCAGATGTTGCAGGGGCCAGCGCCCCTGAACGGCTGAAAAACGCCGTCGCCTACGGGGCTGCCGCCACGCAGCTGCCAGGCTCCACCATCCCGACCGAATCCGATCTCACCGTTGACGCCGTCACCGTCCACGAACTTACTCCAACGCAAGGAACCGAGTCATGA
- a CDS encoding DeoR/GlpR family DNA-binding transcription regulator: MFAEERHRLIVEQLEKDGKVTVAQLAERFEITRETVRRDLAQLESENFLRRVHGGAVTTTEASTREESHLVRTAIHADAKSRIAQRALSLLPVSDASVIIDAGTTTEFLAERMLRTNASAGLVVITHALPIASVLVQSTAVTLELIGGRVRGLTGATSGAQTVEEYSRHRADIAFIGTNGLHAGFGLSTPDPLEAAVKRTLVTSARRVVLLADSSKFDQETLVRFAALDAIDTLVTDQQPGEELAAALEAADVEVVIA, encoded by the coding sequence ATGTTCGCCGAAGAACGACACCGGCTGATCGTCGAGCAGCTTGAGAAGGACGGGAAAGTCACCGTCGCCCAGCTCGCCGAACGCTTTGAAATCACCCGGGAAACGGTCCGCCGCGACCTCGCCCAACTCGAATCGGAAAACTTCTTGCGCCGTGTCCATGGCGGAGCGGTCACCACCACCGAAGCCAGCACCCGCGAGGAAAGCCACTTGGTGCGCACCGCCATCCACGCCGATGCCAAATCCCGCATCGCCCAGCGTGCCCTGAGCCTGCTGCCGGTTTCGGATGCCTCGGTCATCATCGATGCCGGCACCACCACCGAATTCCTCGCAGAGCGCATGCTGCGCACCAACGCCAGCGCCGGTTTGGTCGTCATCACCCACGCCCTGCCCATCGCCTCGGTCTTGGTCCAAAGCACGGCGGTGACCCTCGAACTGATCGGTGGACGCGTCCGGGGACTGACCGGAGCCACCTCCGGAGCGCAGACCGTTGAGGAATACTCCCGCCACCGCGCAGACATCGCTTTCATCGGCACCAACGGACTGCATGCAGGCTTCGGCCTGAGCACCCCCGATCCGCTGGAAGCCGCCGTGAAGCGCACGCTGGTCACCAGCGCACGCCGCGTGGTCCTGCTGGCCGACAGCTCCAAGTTCGACCAGGAAACCCTGGTCCGCTTTGCCGCCTTGGATGCCATAGACACCCTGGTGACCGATCAGCAGCCCGGTGAAGAACTTGCGGCCGCCCTGGAAGCCGCCGATGTAGAAGTGGTGATCGCATGA
- a CDS encoding FecCD family ABC transporter permease: MSIVAPPTTRGPKRPTRARSIGLALAAAALLGTILAVSGGEYALSPWRVVQILCGGGEGLEITVVWQWRMPRAVAALLFGAALAVSGAVFQTLTRNPLGSPDIIGFSTGAYTGALVSLTVAGGGFLATSFGALAGGLLTALVVYLLAWRNGTHGFRLILVGIGVSAVLASFNHYLVLRAELDVAMAAAVWGAGTLNGVTWAGVVPVALLALPSLAAVLLGSPSLQMLQMGDDLASALGMRVERARLVLVVLAVALVSAVTAVAGPIAFVALVAPQLARRLVGGGGLNLIPTALTGAFLLAWGDLLAQRLFAPIQLPVGIVTVCLGGIYLVYLLNRGTRRVRG, from the coding sequence GTGAGCATCGTTGCGCCCCCCACGACCCGCGGGCCCAAGCGCCCGACCCGTGCCCGCTCGATCGGACTGGCCTTGGCGGCCGCCGCGCTGCTGGGCACCATCCTCGCGGTGTCCGGCGGCGAGTATGCGCTCAGCCCCTGGCGGGTCGTGCAGATCCTCTGCGGCGGCGGCGAGGGGCTGGAGATCACCGTGGTGTGGCAATGGCGCATGCCGCGGGCGGTCGCCGCGCTGCTCTTCGGCGCGGCCTTGGCCGTCTCCGGCGCGGTCTTCCAGACGCTGACCCGCAACCCGCTGGGCTCTCCCGATATCATCGGCTTCTCCACCGGCGCGTACACCGGTGCACTGGTGTCGTTGACCGTGGCCGGCGGCGGCTTCCTGGCCACCAGCTTCGGTGCGCTGGCCGGCGGACTGCTCACGGCTCTCGTGGTGTACCTGCTGGCTTGGCGCAACGGCACCCACGGGTTCCGGCTGATTCTGGTGGGGATCGGCGTGTCCGCGGTGCTCGCCTCGTTCAACCACTATCTGGTGCTGCGCGCGGAACTTGATGTGGCCATGGCCGCCGCCGTGTGGGGCGCCGGAACCCTGAACGGGGTGACCTGGGCCGGAGTCGTTCCCGTGGCGCTTCTCGCGCTGCCTTCCCTGGCTGCGGTATTGCTCGGCTCGCCATCGCTGCAGATGCTGCAAATGGGCGATGACCTGGCCAGCGCCCTGGGCATGAGGGTCGAGCGCGCCAGGCTTGTGCTGGTCGTGCTGGCCGTAGCGCTGGTATCGGCGGTGACCGCGGTGGCCGGCCCCATTGCGTTCGTGGCACTGGTGGCCCCGCAGCTGGCCCGGCGCCTGGTCGGCGGGGGCGGGTTGAACCTGATTCCCACGGCCCTGACCGGGGCCTTCTTGCTGGCCTGGGGAGATCTGCTGGCCCAGCGCCTCTTCGCCCCCATCCAGCTGCCCGTCGGGATCGTCACCGTCTGCCTTGGCGGGATCTACCTGGTGTACCTGCTCAACCGGGGCACCCGGCGGGTGCGCGGGTAG
- a CDS encoding iron chelate uptake ABC transporter family permease subunit yields the protein MKTLFPPDELQHSKPLGKHVLILGLLAVLLATLAAVSLGIGSKTLTLEQLHAALADSTQSVDRSLILSSRLPRALLAILAGAGLGAAGLLAQSLTRNPLAEPGILGVNAGASLAIVTAVGFFGVSGFSGYAAFAFLGALFTAGLVYLIGRPGAGASDPVRLVLSGVAIGAIFTGLGTALSLVRPQAFDQLRAWTIGSLQGRDASILVPLALLTGAGILLAALCARSLDGLALGDDAATALGINVRATRILGLIALTLLAASATAAVGAIGFIGLMAPHAARRLAGSSTPWVLAYTCLLAPMLLLVADVLGRVMLPGELQAGVVCAFIGAPLLIALARSPKAASL from the coding sequence GTGAAGACCTTATTTCCCCCCGATGAGCTGCAACACAGCAAGCCGCTGGGCAAGCATGTGCTGATTCTCGGACTGCTGGCGGTGCTGCTGGCCACGCTGGCCGCCGTATCGCTGGGCATCGGGTCCAAGACCCTGACCCTTGAGCAGCTCCATGCGGCGCTGGCGGATTCCACGCAATCCGTGGATCGCAGCCTGATCCTGTCCTCGCGCCTGCCGCGCGCCCTGCTGGCGATCCTCGCCGGCGCCGGGCTCGGTGCGGCCGGCTTACTCGCCCAGTCGCTGACCCGCAATCCGCTGGCCGAACCGGGCATCCTGGGCGTGAATGCCGGCGCCTCGCTGGCCATCGTGACCGCGGTCGGATTCTTCGGGGTCTCGGGGTTCTCCGGCTATGCCGCCTTCGCCTTTCTCGGGGCGCTGTTCACAGCGGGCCTGGTCTACCTGATCGGCCGCCCCGGGGCCGGGGCATCGGACCCGGTGCGCCTGGTGCTCTCGGGGGTGGCCATCGGCGCGATCTTCACGGGGCTGGGCACCGCCCTGTCCCTGGTGCGGCCACAGGCTTTCGACCAGCTGCGCGCCTGGACCATCGGCTCGCTGCAAGGCAGGGATGCCTCCATCCTGGTGCCGCTGGCACTGCTCACCGGCGCCGGAATCCTGCTTGCGGCGCTGTGCGCGCGGTCGCTGGACGGTTTGGCGCTGGGCGACGACGCGGCCACCGCGCTGGGCATCAACGTGCGCGCCACGCGCATCCTGGGGCTGATTGCCCTGACCCTCTTGGCCGCCTCTGCCACCGCTGCGGTGGGCGCGATCGGCTTCATCGGCCTGATGGCTCCGCACGCCGCACGCCGGCTCGCTGGATCCTCAACCCCCTGGGTCCTGGCCTACACCTGCCTGCTGGCGCCGATGCTCCTGCTGGTCGCGGACGTGCTGGGCCGCGTCATGCTTCCCGGCGAACTCCAAGCCGGCGTGGTCTGCGCGTTCATTGGCGCGCCGCTGCTGATCGCGCTGGCCCGCAGCCCCAAGGCGGCGTCCCTGTGA
- a CDS encoding ABC transporter substrate-binding protein → MNTRTSWGRTILGATAALLVAATAGCGAATSTPDANAGNKDVAVGGQSFTTADEETAKFGSEAEAGQFPRTVVHANGTTEIQAKPQRVVVLDTGELDAVLSLGITPVGIPSTEGANSVPSYLADEVKDAKTVGTIQELNLEAIAALNPDLIIGSQLRADKLYSQLNEIAPTVFSIRPGFPWKENFLLAGEALGEETKAVSVLNDYQAKATALNEDVEGDPEISLLRFMPEKIRLYANKSLIGVILADAGFSRPDNQDIDDLAVEISAENLADADSDWLFYTSYGTPEATGEKAAVEGPLWGQLQAVKNNQAIRVNDDVWFLGLGPTGANQVLDDLRGYLVK, encoded by the coding sequence TTGAACACTCGTACTTCGTGGGGCCGCACGATTCTCGGCGCCACCGCCGCCCTCCTAGTGGCCGCCACCGCCGGCTGCGGCGCAGCCACCAGCACTCCGGACGCCAACGCCGGCAACAAGGACGTTGCCGTTGGCGGCCAGAGCTTCACCACCGCGGATGAGGAAACCGCCAAATTCGGCTCAGAGGCCGAAGCCGGCCAGTTCCCCCGCACCGTGGTCCACGCCAACGGCACCACCGAGATCCAGGCCAAGCCGCAGCGCGTCGTCGTGCTGGACACCGGGGAGCTGGATGCGGTGCTCTCCCTGGGCATCACCCCGGTGGGCATCCCCTCCACCGAGGGCGCGAACTCGGTGCCGAGCTACCTGGCCGACGAGGTCAAGGACGCCAAGACCGTGGGCACCATCCAGGAACTGAACCTCGAGGCCATTGCCGCGCTGAACCCGGATCTGATCATCGGATCCCAGCTGCGCGCGGACAAGCTGTACAGCCAGCTCAACGAGATCGCCCCGACGGTCTTCTCCATCCGCCCAGGCTTCCCCTGGAAGGAGAACTTCCTGCTGGCCGGTGAGGCGCTGGGCGAGGAGACCAAGGCCGTTTCGGTGCTGAATGACTACCAGGCCAAGGCCACCGCGCTGAACGAGGATGTCGAAGGGGACCCGGAGATCTCGCTGCTGCGCTTCATGCCGGAGAAGATCCGCCTGTACGCCAACAAGTCGCTGATCGGCGTGATTCTGGCCGACGCCGGGTTCTCCCGTCCGGATAACCAGGACATCGACGATCTGGCCGTCGAAATCTCCGCGGAGAACCTGGCCGATGCCGATTCCGACTGGCTGTTCTACACCTCCTACGGAACCCCTGAAGCCACCGGAGAGAAAGCCGCGGTCGAGGGCCCGCTATGGGGCCAATTGCAGGCGGTCAAGAACAACCAGGCCATCCGCGTGAACGACGACGTCTGGTTCCTGGGCCTGGGGCCAACCGGCGCGAATCAGGTTCTCGACGATCTGCGCGGCTATCTGGTCAAGTAG
- a CDS encoding CoA-binding protein, whose protein sequence is MSTTERTWEGPGAAERLGILRDTKTIAIVGASNKPSRASYFVATYLLSSSKYKVYFINPVLDEILGQPVYKSLADLPETPDLVEVFRKHDDLPSVLDEALAAGAKTLWLQLGSWHEDVARRAEAAGMNVVMDRCVKIEHARFHGGLRLAGFNTGVISSKRQVLA, encoded by the coding sequence ATGAGCACCACCGAACGAACCTGGGAGGGTCCGGGCGCGGCCGAGCGTCTGGGCATCCTGCGCGACACCAAGACCATTGCGATCGTGGGCGCTTCCAATAAGCCCTCGCGGGCCAGCTACTTCGTGGCGACCTACCTGCTGTCCTCGTCCAAGTACAAGGTGTACTTCATCAACCCGGTACTTGATGAGATCTTGGGCCAGCCGGTCTACAAGTCCCTGGCAGATCTGCCAGAGACCCCGGACCTGGTGGAGGTCTTCCGCAAGCACGATGACCTGCCCTCGGTTTTGGACGAGGCCTTGGCAGCGGGCGCGAAGACCCTGTGGCTCCAGCTGGGTTCATGGCATGAAGACGTGGCACGCCGGGCCGAAGCGGCCGGGATGAACGTGGTGATGGATCGTTGCGTCAAGATCGAGCATGCCCGTTTCCATGGCGGGCTGCGCCTGGCCGGCTTCAATACCGGCGTGATTTCATCCAAGCGCCAGGTGCTCGCCTAG